A window of Sedimentibacter sp. MB31-C6 genomic DNA:
TAAAATGGTTTACTCTATCCGCAGAGCAAGGAAATGAATATGCTAAGTTTTTTCTTGAAAATATGGATAAGTTTAAAGAAGTGTCTGTATGTCTTACGGTAACAAGAATGTTTCATCATATGAGTAAAACATTTGAAGATAGTATTCCGCTTAAATCATCAGGGGTAGGACTAAAGATAGATAGTAAGCTTATGAGGAAACTAAGAGAAAAGAAAGCAGCACAAGGGCATAAGAGAGATGAGCATGAGCAGGACATGAAACTGTAAATATAATAATTGTAATAATTCAGATAATTATATTTGATAAAAAGAATAAATGGTGTAAAATAAGTATACTTGTAATTATAATATTTGATTAAATTAAAATGGTTTTTACATATTTGAATGAATATTTAAATAGACTTAGGAAGGAATGTATAACTCATGAATAATTTAGAATCAATATCACAAATATTTCAAAATAAAATATTCCGTATTCCAGATTATCAGCGAGGTTATGCATGGCGGAAAGAACAATTAATTGATTTTTGGGATGACATTATGAACCTTCAAATGGATAGATACCATTATACGGGGCTTTTATCTCTTAAAGAACTCAATCGAAAATCAACTGAAAGATGGAATAATGATTTATGGCTTTTGGATAGTGGATATAAAGCTTGTCATGTTGTAGATGGTCAACAAAGACTTACAACGATTTCAATCCTATTAAATGAGATAATAAATTTTATTAAAGCTATTGATGAAAACAAAGACAAAAATGATGAGGAGATAGTTCTAGCTTATGAAACTATTAAGGACATCAGAACAAAGTATATTTCACGAAAACAGCCGCCTCATAATATTATAACCACATATTTATTTGGTTACGAAGAAGATAACCCAAGCTTTGAATATTTGCAATATAAAGTCTTTGGTCAACAATTTTCAAAATCAATACAAGAAACATATTATACTAAAAACTTAAAATATGCTAAAGAGTTTTTTTGGAATTGCCTTTCACAGTTATATGAGGATGAAGGATTAGAGGGTATTGAAAAGATTTATAAAAAGCTTACACAAAAATTGATGTTTAATATTCATGAAATTGAAGATGACTATGATGTTTTTGTAGCTTTTGAAACGATGAATAATCGTGGAAAAAAACTTACCAACCTTGAACTTTTGAAAAATCGATTAATTTATTTAACTACTCTGTTTGATCACAACAAACTTGATGAATACAATAAAAATGCTCTTAGAAAGAAAATTAATGATGCATGGAAAGAGGTTTATTATCAGCTTGGTAGGAATAAAAAGGTATCGCTTTCTGATGATGAGTTTTTGAGAGCACACTGGATTATGTTTTTTCAATATTCTCGTCAAAAAGGTAATGATTATATTAAATTTTTATTAAATAGATTTTCAGCAAAAAATGTTTTTGAAAAACAAATCATACCTATTGTAGAAGAGACTAGTGAAGAAATAATGGATTTAGATTCTGATGAAGATATTATAACTGACGAAGAAGTTGTAGCAATTGCAAAGCTTGAGCCTAGTGATATCGATACTTATGTACTAAGTCTAAATGAAACAGCTAAATATTGGTACTATACATTTTTCCCTAATGAGAGTAATTTAACAGATGATGAAAAAATATGGCTTGATAAATTAAATCGAGTAGGTATTGGATACTTTAGACCTCTTGTTACATCTGCAATAACACCATCTTCAAAGTCAACAAGCATTGAAAGGGTAGAACTGTTTAAGCAAATAGAACGGTTTATATTTGTTTGCTTTAGAATGGGTACATTTCAATCTAGTTATAAAAGTAGTGATTATTATAGAAAAGCAAAAGATGTTTATGCTGGGGTTATTTCTATAAATGAAGTTGCCAATGATCTTAAAACTACAACAGATAATGATATAAAAGCTGCAATTAATAATTTTATGACTAGAATAGATAAAAGGTTTGATAACGGTGATGGGTTTTATGGATGGAAAGATTTAAAATACTTGCTTTATGAATATGAATATAGCTTAGCAGTTAAAGGCAATATTGAAAAACTTGACTGGAACTTATTCACTAAAACTGAGAAGGATAAATTAACTATAGAGCATATTCTTCCACAAACACCTTCTAAGTGGTATTGGAAGAATCAATTTAGAAAATACACTGATGCAGAAATAAAAATTCTTTCTTCATCTATTGGGAATCTTCTTCCTCTTGCGCAGAGTATAAATTCGAGCCTACAAAATGATAGCTTTGATGATAAAAAAACAAGTAACTCCGCTGGAAGGCGAGGTTATGAAAATGGTTCTCACAGTGAGATAGAGGTGTCAAAGGAAGATGATTGGAGCGACATGCATATTTATAATCGTGGCTTAAAGTTACTTTCATTTATGGAAGGGCGTTGGATGTTTAAGTTTGCAGGAAATGAGCAAAAATCAGAACTTCTACACATTAACTTTATTTTCGATGAAAGAGAGGAAGTTCCAGAAGTACCTGAATTTACAGAGATAAAAGTAACACCGGCATTTAACAAAGATATAAATGTTAGCAATACACAGCAATTAAGACTAGCTTTTTGGACAGGCTTTGTTGATTATTGCAAGTCAGTCGGTAGAGATACTGATATTGGTAGGCGTAAACCTTCAACAGATAATTGGTATGATGTTGCAATTGGAGGTAATGGATATCATATATTTCTAAATATAATTGGAAAGAAGATTTTAAAAATTGGTTTATATGTCTATGATAAAGAGACCTTTGAACGTCTTGAATTAAAAAAACAAGAAATTGAAGCAATGTGTGGATTTGCACTTGATTGGTATTCTAGCCGAGAGTCTAGTACTCAAAAAAGGATATTATATTCCATAAATACTGATATTTATAATGAAGAAAATCAAAAATATTGCTATGACTGGTTAATTAAACATTCTGATAAATTAAAATTAGCACTTCACACTTACGATCCAAGTGATATAAGAGCTGTTGAACCAAAAGTGAATATCGGTAATACGTTAACAAAGGATATGGCTGAAGTTGCATATAGGATTGCAAAGAAAGTATATCTAGGAGACTTAGGTAGAACTGAAGGAAGAAATGAAATAGTTAAGTTAACTGGAATGAATGAAGGATCTGCTGGAGACTATGTAACTGATTTTCTTGGTATGATGAACGGAGAGCAATATGCAAGAACACTAAATGAATATTCAACTCGCTATTTTTTGGATAATATTTTAAAGGATTTTGGAATTGAATATTTAAAGAGTGCTCTTTTAGCTTGTAAAAAACATGCTAAATACTATGCCTCTCTTGGTAGAGGAAGATTAGCATATGTAGAACGATTAGTTGAGGAATTTGAGAAATTCATTAAATGATGTTTTAAATTACAAAAATCTTATGTCCTTGCAATGTAACTATAAATAAAAATGAAATTACAGCCTTTTAAGCTAGAGGCTGTTTTTCTATGCCTAAAATTAAAGAGAGAGATAGGTCGTTCTGAATAAATATAAAATTAATTAGGAGGAAATCTATGAGTACTTATATTCATTTTACAGAAGAACAAAAACTAAGAGCTAATGAAGTTGATCTTGTAGAATTTTTGCAAAGGCAAGGTGAGAAACTATTGCCATCAGGTAGAGAAAAAAGAATTGCAAGTGACCATAGTATTACAGTTAGAGGTAACGAATGGTACGATCATGCATTAGAGCAGGGAGGTCTTGCAATTGATTTTGTACAAAACTTTTATGGCTTATCTTTTCCAGAGGCAGTAACAAAGCTCCTTAGTGGTGAACAAGGTGAGTTATATAGTAAGGCAAAAAAAAGAAAGCAAATAAAACGAAAACCCTTTGTACTCCCTCCGAAGAATTCAGATATGCGAAGGGTTTTTGCGTATCTCATTAAAAATCGTCATATTGATCGTGATGTGGTTAGTTTCTTCGCTAAACAAAAATTACTCTATGAAAGTTGTGAACAATCTGCAAACAAGACGAAAGAATATCATAACGCAGTATTTGTAGGCTATGATGAAAATGGAGTTTCTTGTCATGCACACAAACGTGGAATTTATTCTCATGGTAATGGATTTAAAGGTAATATTGAAAGCGGTAATCCAGGTTATAGTTTTCATTACACAGGAATAAGTAACAGACTCTATGTTTTTGAGGCTCCCATTGATATGCTGTCTTTTATTACAATATATAAAAACATCCATTGGCAGGAACACAGCTATGTCGCATTGTGTGGAGTATCGGAACAAGCAATGCTTAAAATACTCGAAATTAATTCTAATTTAAATCATGTTCTATTATGTTTAGACCATGACGCAGCGGGTATTGAAGCAAGTGAAAAATTTCAGGATTTACTTTCTAAGAAAGGAATTAAATGTAGCAGATTGCTTTCTAAATGCAAGGACTGGAATGAAGATATTAAAGAAAGCTTCAACCTCTCAGCAATTCCATCCGAGGAACACCCACAATATATTATTCGTGATGAGGTTTGCTCTGAAATTCAAAAATATATTATTGAAATCGATAAGAATGACATTTCACCTTCAAAACTAAATACCTTATTTAAAAAATGTAATACTGATGATACAGAGCAGATGGTTGAAAATTTAAAACAACTGTCTGCTCTTTCTTTATGCCTTGCATCCAATGAATACAGACAGATGGGTTATCCTTCAGAAACGGACAAATTGCTTACAGGATTACATGACGGATTCAAGGCATATGAAAATCGTAGCAAACTTAATAATCGTTTATTAGATATTCAAAAAGAACTTGAGCAAGTTGGAAAACAGCAGGATGTTATTTGCGAAAATGATAAGAAAGATATTGCCAGAAGATATGAAACTATTGCTGGACATTGCTTAAAAACAATTATTACTATTGTAATGCAGCAACAAAAGCAAGAGCAAAAACAGTTAATGATGATGTCATAAAATCTATTGGACAGTTTTAATTTACTTAAGACATTTTAGAAATGGAGGTTAATTTAATGCAATCACAGGTACTTTTATTGATAGGAGTTGGTACCATAATGTTTTTAGTTATTGGTGGGTTGTCTTTACTTGCTCATTATTATACCTTAAATGGAATCAAATCTAAAACAGTAGGAGATGGGCAACATGGAGTTGCTCGTTTCGCAACGCAAAAGGAAATTATTAAAACATATGAGCATATTCCTTTTAAAGTATCACAATGGAGAAAGGGTAAGAATCTTCCACGTGATGAGAGTGGTAATTTGATACAGGGGTTAGTGGTTGGATGTAAAGGAAATAAAGGAGATATTGTAGGTCTTGTAGATATAGGAGATGTTCACTGTCTTATGATAGGAGCAGCAGGGGTTGGTAAAACAGCTTTTTTTCTATATCCAAATTTAGAATATGCATGTGCGAGTGGGATGAGTTTTATAACCACTGATACAAAGGGAGATTTAGCTAGAAACTATGGAACGATAGCAAAAGAGAATTATGGATATAAAGTTGCAGTTATTGATTTAAGAAATCCCACACGCAGTGATGGAAATAATCTTCTGCATTTAGTAAATAAATATATGGATGCATATCGAGAGAATAGCAATAATCTATCTGCAAGAGCCAAGGCAGAAAAATATGCAAAGATAATTTCAAAGACAATCATAAATTCAGGTGGTGACAGTTCAGCTTATGGACAAAATGCATTCTTCTATGATGCTGCAGAAGGACTTTTGACAGCAGTTATTTTGCTTATAGCAGAATATCTCCCACCTACTGAGGAAGATGGACATGTAATAGATACAAGACATATAATAAGTGTGTTCAAATTGGTTCAGGATTTAATGGCTCCAAGCAAGGTAAAAGGGAAAAGCCAGTTTCAGTTATTGATGGATAAACTTCCACCAGATCATAAAGCTAGATGGTTTGCTGGCGCAGCTCTTAATTCAGCAGAACAGGCAATGGCATCTGTTCTTTCTACAGTACTATCGAGACTCAATGCATTTCTTGATTCTGAAATGGAACAGATATTGTGCTTTGATACAACAATTGATGCAGAAACCTTCTGCTACGAAAAATCTGCAATTTTTCTTATACTCCCGGAAGAAGACAATACAAAGTATTTCATGGTCAGTTTATTTTTGCAACAGTTCTACCGTGAAATGTTAACAGTAGCAGATGAAAATGGTGGTAAGCTTCCTAATCGTGTAATGATTTATGCAGATGAAATAGGTACAATCCCAAAGATAGAATCCTTCGAAATGATGCTTAGTGCAGGGAGATCAAGAAGAATTTCTATTGTACCAATCATTCAATCCTTTGCACAGCTTGATAAAAACTATGGAAAAGAAGGTAGTGAGATTATAACTGATAACTGTCAGCTCACTATATTTGGAGGGTTTGCACCAAATTCAGAAACAGCACAAGTGTTATCCAAAGCACTTGGTAGCGGAACTGTTATGAGTGGAAGTATCAGCAGAGGTAAAAACGATCCTTCTCAAAGCTTACAGATGATAGAGCGGCCATTACTGACGGCAGATGAGCTCAAGTCATTACCAAAAGGAAATTTTGTAATTATGAAAACAGGAGTACATCCCATGCAGACGAAACTTCGATTATTTTTAGATTGGGGCATCACTTTCGAAAAGCCATATGAGATGGAAGAAAAATCTAATCGTAAGGTACGTTATGCCGACAAACATACTTTAGAAGAAAATGTTATTAGTCAGTATATGTCTGATGTAATAGTTGAAGAAGGAACTACCGAATCTACAGTAAAGAGACAAGGAGGCATACTTCATACTCCTGTACATGAACAAACTGACGAAAGTAAAGGAGATTCAAAACGTAAATCAATACTCAGGACATAGGGGGTGTTTCATTGAGCTTTTTTGGGAGGATTTATAAAGAGGAACTTCCATCTCGTGCTAAGTGTGTATATATGTATTTGAAAGATAGATGTGATGCAAAGGGTGAATGCTGGCCAGCAATTAATACTATTGCAAAAGACACATCGATGTCAAGGAGTACAGTAAAGAGAGCCATAGCTGATTTAATTCGTTGTGGCTTTCTCAGAAAAGAGTCACGTTATAGGGAGAATGGAAGTAATTCCTCTAATAGATATTTTTTAATTATAGGGTAATTTTTAATAATATATAGATTAAGGAGCATGAAAAAACACGTATTTCCCACCAAGGGAAAATTACGTGTTTTTTGTGGACTGAGGTGAGGTTCATAGTGAACCAACTAGAAGGACTCACTTTAAGAATATATTTAACTTCAGAAAAAGAACAATATATTTTGGAAGATGCAATAGACATTAAGTAATGTCAAAGTATTTGAAATGGCCAGATGCCATATTTATTATGAATAGCAAAAGCATCAATTGACTAACCTAAGTATTTTTGATACAATAATATTGGATTATTATGCTCTTGCTAAATATTGCTTATGTTTAGTTTGTCGATGAAAGGAGATAACAATAATGGAATTAATTAAATACTCCATAAAAAGTAAGGAATATGAAAAATCTCTTGATTCGGGTTACAAAAAGGAAAATGGTATTTTTTATACGGATATTGAATTAGCACAGAAAATAATTCAATTTCTTAATATCCCCAAAGATGCTACTATTATGGATCCATGTTGTGGAACGGGTAGCTTTTTAATATCAGCTAAACACTTAGGTCACACTTCAATATATGGTGCTGATATTGATAAAAAAGCGGTTAATGTAGCGAAAAAAGAATATGGCATTAATAATGCTAAAATTATAGATACTCTTGCAAATAACGGGCAAGAAGTTTTAAAGAAGTTTAAAATGAAAACACCTGCTGATTTTGTAGTAGGTAATCCACCTTATGCGCCTATAGCTAAGGACATTGTCATTGACACTTCGGATTATTTGTTCTTAAGAAATGTTAAAGATTCAGGAAGTAATTTATTTATTGCTGCTTTATATAGAGCTTTTGAATTAGCTAAACCTACAGGAACAATATCCTATATTATACCTAAAAACTTTCTTCATGTAGCTTCTTATTCTATGTTAAGAAAGATGATATTAAATGAAAAAAAAATAGCTTCAATTATCGATATTGGCACTTACTTTAAAAATGTAAGAGGGGAACAAATTGTCCTTACACTTGAAAATAGCTTTGTAAAAGATAATAACATTACTATTTACAAATACGAAAATAAAGAATTTATAAAAAAAGCTGAAGTTCCTCAAAATTTTTATAGAGATGAAGTTCTTTTGTTTGATAGCAAGGAAGATTTTACAATATATAGAACTTTAGAATCTACATATAAAAAGTTTAGTGATATTTGTACAGGATATGTTGGTAGAGGTAAATCAAAATCAGATACAGCAATAAAAGGAAAAGATATACGTAAGTTTTCTTTTAAAAATATACCTGTCCCCCAAAAGGGTAATAAAGTATTTATACAAAACATTTACAGTGCAGAATCTGGAATAATAGCAAGTTTTGCAGGTGATTTAGAAGCTACTGAAACGGTAACTGTGTTTACTGATGGTGATGAAAAAATGTGTCGATATATTTTAGGCTTTTTACATTCTAGACTTTGTAATTATTATTTATTGAAGTTTTGCTATAATAATTCAAGGCTTACTATGCATACAGATGCAAGATACTTGAAAAAACTACCTTTGATTATTAATGATACAACTTTTCGACAAGTAATTAGTATTGTTAAATCTTTGGAAAATATTGAATATATGAATGATACATGGTTTGAAATGGTTGAGTCTTTAAATAATTTAATTTATCAAACCTATAACATTGGCGAAGAAGAACGTTATCACATTGACAATCAAATGAAAAACATACAATCACAGAGGTGGAATAATGATAAACGAGGATAAAAGGTGCAACAATTTAACGGGAAAAGAATGGCTTCAAAATTCTTTCAGTATATGGAGAGATTTAATTAAAACTAAGGAAGAAAAAGACTTGAAACATCCTGCATCATACCCTGTTTCTTTATGTGAAAAGTTAATTAGAACTTTTTCAAAAGATGGAAATTCTATTTTAGACCCATTTAATGGTGTGGGTTCAAGTCTTGTAGCAGCTCACAATCTCAACAGACCTGCTACAGGCATTGATTTGTCGGAAGAGTTTTGTGAGATTGCAAAAAATAGAGTGGGTAATGATGATAAAATAAATGTAATCAATGGAGATAGTTTTATTGAATTAGAAAAACTCGAAGAAAATTCTTTCGATTTATGTGTTACTTCACCACCATATTGGGATATTTTGAATATGAAACGCAGTGCTGACGGTAAAGAAGCGGTTAATTATTCAGAGAAAGCCAATGATATGGGTAACATACCTAACTATAGTGAATTTATAAGTAGATTAGGTGAACTATTTGCAAAAGTTAATAGAGTTATAAAACCAGGTGCTTATTGTTTGGTTAATGTTATGGATATCAGAAAAAAGAGTGAGTTTTATCCATTACATAGTGATTTAGCAACTGAATTACAAAAACATGGTTTTATCTTTGATGATATAATTATATGGGACAGGCAACAAGATTACAACAATATGCGTCCTCTTGGATATCCATACAAATATCGTATTAATAAAGTGCATGAATACATTCTTATTTTTATAAAAAAATAGAGGAGCGGAATAGTAATGAAGGCTATTACTTTGCAAAAATCATTATTTAATAGAGGATATTGTTATATTTCAAACTTCAAGGGAAGAGCTGAAGATATTTACTTCGATTCGACCGATGATTTATGTTTTGCATTAGGTTATATATTAAAAAATGTACGCAGAGTTGATGCTGAAATACCAGATGATAGAGATGATGTATTGGCAGAGATAATTCCCAATTATCCAATTACCTCTGGTATTACATCTGGTGGTAATGATATGAAATGGGCACCACAATATAGAATTTACTTTAGTTCTATTTACAATATGCCTTCAGCATTGAAGTATAGACTACAAGATGATAATCAAATGAGAATTACTGGTAGTTTATTTGTTGAAGCTTGTATGTATGTTGGTTTTAATCCAGGGAATATGCAGGATAAGGAAATGATTAAAGAGGCTATATTGGAAGTTTTTTGCGATGAAAATGAGCAAAGTGCGTTTTGGGATGGATATATAGGATAGGATGGTGATATTATTATGAATATAGAAATGGCTTACCTCTTGGGTATGATTTGTGGTAACGGAGAAATTCAAAGAACTGTTACAACTACAATCGTGTCAATAGATATACCCCATAAAAAGTTACAGACAGAAGAAATACACGATGTTAAGCTATATGTAAAAGCTAGTATCGCTGACATAAGAAGCATTATAGAGCCTTTAGTAGGTGCAGGGCTCGATTTCATCCAAAATAAGTCATCTACTGTGCTATCATTTACAAAACCTAACACAGATTATTTAATACGAGAGATAAATAGATTCATAGGTAATGCGGTATCCCATAATGATATAAACATACACTCAGATATATTTAAGTGTACGCTTGATGAACGTAGACAGTTTATAAAAGGCTTTGCAGATGTTACAGGATATATTCGACGCAGTAATTATTATGTCGGTGCAAAATATCAGCATAGAGTTTATCTTGAAATACCGCATAATTGGCAGATGGTAATAGATATTTGTAACTTATTAAAATCAACAGATATTCCTGTACAAAATATAGATTGGGCACATCCTAATATACGAGACGGTAAGCTAACTAAATACAATGAAGGTAAGCCTAACTTTTGGAAAAAGGAACATCAGGTTAAGATATGGGCAAATGAATTTATACCTGTAGGATTTGGGATTATTCATAAGCAACAAGCTTTAGAAATGTATTCAGACGAACTATTGGCGGGCTATCGACAAAATAATAAAGACCCTGAAAAATATACGCATAGGTATTATTGGGAAACACGTAAAATTCAAAATAAAGAAAAGCCAATACACCCTAGTGAGGATGATGAGTTTATTCCACTTGTTATAAGAGGAAAGCACTTTAACTCATGGTCTGAAATAGCAAAGGAATTAGGCTATGCCGAATAGTAAAAATGTAAAGAGTGAGTTTGAACTTTATGAACCTATGCGTAATTGGTTACATAAATACTTGGAAGATAAATATAGAGGTTTTGAAATAGTAACACTGGATGCTCATGCAGAAAGATTAGATAGAGTTTTAGTTAAATTAGGTATTGTAAATGAACTTGCCACTGGTGTGGACATTCAAATAGATATTTTGGGTATTGCTCGTAAAAAAAATATAGTAAAATTATTTTTTATTGAAGCAAAAAAGACGAATCTAACTTTGAGAGATTTAGGGCAGTTGTGGTCATATTGCAAGTTGATTGATCCTGAAGAAGCCTTTTTAATGACCTCAGCAGAATTAGGTAGCCTAAATAAGCTATTACATATTTTCAAACGAGAGGATTTACTTGATTTTGGTGAGGGTAAACATATTAAGAAAATGAAAGTTGCTGTATGGAATTTATCTTCAAACTCTCCTGATTTAGCTAGCATGTTACCTAAAATATGAGAGGACAATATCACAAAGCCATTTTTCTTGAAGAAGGAAAGTATCGATTTTTATGTACAATTATAAAAGAAGAACTCAGAGAAGAGTGTTATGTGTCTTCTTCTTCAAAATTATCAAAATACCTATCTTTGGAAAATTGTAAAGTTTTAGTTTCAGAGAATAAAGGAAATAAACTTCGTACACGCTATACATTAGAAGCTGTAGAATGTGAGGGAATACTCTACTATGTAAATTTTAATAGAGTTAATCAACTTTATGAAAAATACCTATTAACTAATAAAATAGCAAAAGAAAGTATTTATAGAGAATACACTGTTGATAATATGGTTAAAACAGACTTTTTTATGGAGAGTTATGGTTGTATTGAGGTAAAGTCATTGCTTAGCAGTACAAGTAAAATTATATATCCAGACAATGCTTCCAGTAGACTTGAAAGACAATTAATAAAATATATTGAATTATTGAAAAGAGGAACAAATGTAACTTTTGCTTTTGTTTCAATGTCACCTTCTATTTTAGATTTTGAATGGCAGAATGTAAAAGAAGTAGTGAAATTACACTTTTGCAAAGCAGTTTTGTTAGGGCTGAAAATCAAAGCATTTTCTGTTGTTTATGAAGATAACGAATTTAGAATAACTGAGAATATGGTATTAGAACAAAATATAATAAAAACTATGTTATTTTAGTAATTACAAATGTGTTAAGACAATAGCTATGTTATATAGAAAATTGAGGTAAAAATGAAAATTGAAAACTTATTAGAAAACATAGGACTTGATTTTAAGATTGTAGATGAAACAAAAAAACTGAAGATTATAAAAATACCTTCCAAGCTTCATATTTGTTTTATGATTCAAAAAGGAAATCAGTTCCTTATTGATAGAGAAACCTTTGAGTATTTAGATGCAAATTCATTACCGTATTGCTTGTTACTGCAAGATATAACAAAAAATAAATATTACTATATTTCGTTAGAAAAGGAAAACAACTGGATAAAATCTTGTTTTGCAGGATGTGACAAAGAAGAAATATATCTGGGGAAGCAGGTTTTAAATGCCCAAATACAGCTTGAAGAATTGGGAAAAAAGCTAAGTAAATACAAGTAATATTATAATATTTTTATAAATAAAACTTATCAAAATGCTAATTATATTGTAAGTAC
This region includes:
- a CDS encoding DNA/RNA nuclease SfsA; this translates as MRGQYHKAIFLEEGKYRFLCTIIKEELREECYVSSSSKLSKYLSLENCKVLVSENKGNKLRTRYTLEAVECEGILYYVNFNRVNQLYEKYLLTNKIAKESIYREYTVDNMVKTDFFMESYGCIEVKSLLSSTSKIIYPDNASSRLERQLIKYIELLKRGTNVTFAFVSMSPSILDFEWQNVKEVVKLHFCKAVLLGLKIKAFSVVYEDNEFRITENMVLEQNIIKTMLF